One window of the Rosa rugosa chromosome 3, drRosRugo1.1, whole genome shotgun sequence genome contains the following:
- the LOC133739986 gene encoding uncharacterized protein LOC133739986, with product MAFPSFSVLVTEEVGKFLTGKYSYGPSPSDEWFKQGKIVLIFLLVLVRRSDLGLAMGADSQAAADVFRALSVMGLKSQLSSDDELLVIRLWKGLQCYCYSDSRF from the exons ATGGCCTTTCCAAGTTTTTCAGTACTAGTAACTGAGGAAGTGGGTAAGTTTTTGACAGGAAAGTATTCATATGGACCAAGCCCTTCTGATGAATGGTTCAAGCAGGGGAAGATA GTGCTTATATTTCTCTTGGTTCTGGTGAGAAGGTCCGATCTTGGACTTGCAATGGGTGCTGATTCTCAGGCAGCTGCTGATGTTTTTAG AGCATTGTCAGTCATGGGGTTGAAAAGCCAGCTATCCAGTGATGATGAACTTCTGGTTATTCGTCTTTGGAAGGGTCTTCAATGCTATTGCTATAGTGATTCAAGATTTTGA